A genome region from Lytechinus pictus isolate F3 Inbred chromosome 14, Lp3.0, whole genome shotgun sequence includes the following:
- the LOC135156637 gene encoding E3 ubiquitin-protein ligase TRIM71-like has translation MAEKCGSEKASSSSPNLICPLCLDIFVEATILTSCGHTFCRRCLKKYDLTHQDLDHMVCPLCREIPKLSANRVDDLRLNVSINGCVDDYHAKCGGMNAVLEMCQKWKCTACKSLKDAVSFCRTCNCYMCDECLHCHQHLTLLFGDHKIVSMDDVIKGKVSIGHLFEKCSIHKTENKDMVCEDCKVHVCHRCVLVGHKAHEIKDQVDFEQELRHKVSDLAQRCADEKAELEKNIQNIEIQRHEVHTAVQTLLDDARQAYSIKAKELEENLRNLTEQIHALERSFDDDLNVLKSKDRQRIKSICSSITLVDNDRLGHLETDTLSAHILLCEELDAMLKEVTDHTSAEAIKKKAKGKRFKPADDTRLDLGSISGSDPKMEIIQCVDLRGMMQGMARYSHSTVAIGYGDDDIDIIDSNGGKQQYRNTPFSDMDCYDLVLQRDGSLCVYTGNTEAYIYSPLGSRKATIHVRNNTNYYLKVNKSPSDEIIITNCGKQVYIYDPTGSTLKHTVKTKHKTHQASITRTGLIVTSSCWVNPSVVTVYDRDGNAGESLQAPEDVYLYAAVDEQDRVYVASVDCQHRKVVIRLYDLDGLNLKERVEFNALDMTLGWSWCYLVSLSPDMLAFACHKKLYFIKVSL, from the exons ATGGCTGAGAAGTGTGGATCAGAGAAAGCATCAAGCTCTTCACCGAACCTGATATGTCCATTATGCCTTGATATATTTGTCGAGGCGACAATCCTGACTTCATGTGGACACACATTTTGTAGGCGATGCCTCAAGAAATACGATCTAACCCACCAGGACCTTGATCACATGGTCTGTCCTCTCTGCAGGGAGATCCCCAAGTTGTCCGCCAACCGTGTCGATGATCTCCGCCTCAATGTCTCCATCAACGGATGCGTAGACGATTACCACGCCAAGTGTGGAGGGATGAATGCTGTCCTTGAGATGTGCCAGAAATGGAAATGCACCGCTTGCAAGTCTCTGAAAGACGCTGTATCATTCTGCAGAACATGTAATTGTTATATGTGTGATGAGTGTCTGCATTGTCATCAACATCTTACACTGTTGTTTGGAGATCATAAGATCGTCTCCATGGATGATGTCATTAAAGGGAAGGTCAGCATTGGTCATTTATTCGAGAAGTGCTCCATCCACAAAACAGAGAACAAGGATATGGTTTGTGAGGATTGTAAGGTCCACGTCTGTCACAGGTGCGTACTTGTTGGtcataaagctcatgaaatcaAGGACCAGGTTGACTTTGAACAGGAGTTGCGACATAAG GTGTCAGACCTTGCTCAGAGATGTGCTGACGAGAAAGCAGAGCTGGAGAAGAACATTCAGAACATAGAAATACAACGTCATGAGGTACACACTGCAGTGCAGACACTACTAGATGATGCCAGGCAAGCCTACAGTATCAAGGCCAAGGAACTGGAAGAAAATCTTCGAAATCTTACCGAGCAAATACATGCCTTAGAACGTAGTTTTGATGACGACCTCAACGTCTTGAAGTCAAAAGATCGACAGAGAATCAAGAGTATTTGTAGTTCAATAACACTGGTAGATAATGACAGACTGGGTCATCTTGAGACAGACACTCTATCTGCTCATATCTTGCTCTGTGAGGAGCTGGATGCTATGCTGAAGGAGGTTACTGATCACACTTCTGCGGAAGCTATTAAGAAGAAAGCAAAGGGGAAGAGGTTCAAACCAGCAGACGATACTCGTCTTGACCTCGGGAGCATCTCAGGATCAGATCCCAAGATGGAAATCATTCAGTGTGTTGATCTACGGGGAATGATGCAAGGTATGGCACGGTACTCCCATAGCACTGTCGCTATCGGGTATGgggatgatgatattgatatcaTTGATTCAAATGGCGGAAAGCAGCAGTATAGAAACACACCCTTTAGTGACATGGATTGTTATGATCTGGTCTTGCAACGGGACGGGTCGTTATGCGTGTACACTGGTAATACAGAAGCCTACATCTACTCTCCCCTTGGCTCCAGGAAAGCAACAATCCATGTGAGAAACAATACTAATTATTATCTCAAAGTTAACAAAAGTCCATCAgatgaaatcatcattactaactgTGGAAAACAAGTCTATATCTATGACCCGACAGGATCCACTCTGAAACACACTGTTAAAACAAAGCACAAGACGCATCAGGCATCTATCACCAGGACGGGTTTGATCGTCACGAGTTCATGTTGGGTCAATCCAAGCGTGGTGACGGTCTATGACAGGGATGGGAATGCTGGTGAGTCTCTACAAGCTCCAGAGGATGTCTACCTGTATGCTGCCGTGGATGAGCAGGACAGGGTGTATGTAGCGAGTGTTGATTGTCAGCATAGGAAGGTGGTGATCAGACTCTATGATCTTGATGGTTTGAACCTGAAGGAAAGAGTTGAGTTCAATGCACTTGATATGACATTGGGTTGGAGTTGGTGTTACTTGGTTTCCCTCTCCCCAGACATGCTCGCCTTTGCTTGTCACAAGAAGTTATATTTCATCAAAGTATCACTGTAA